AGATTCGAACCGGCGGTAGACAGAAACCCGGCAATCACAAAGTACTCAACAGAACGCCGGTTCAGCTTGGCGGTTTGGCCTCGGAGGTAGGCGGCGGCCGTGAGCAGCAGCGCGGAACCGACCAATGACCAAGTCAGATAGGCCAACGGCGCGATGCCCACCCCATCGGCCACTTTAGCGAGGTTCGTTGACACCCCGAGCAGTCCTCCGGCGCCCAGCAGCGCTGCAACCGCCACAGACAAGGGAGGCCGGCGTATCGGCTGTTCGAGATGGCGTGATCGAGCGCCGCTCATCGCTCGCCCCCTGCGGTCGACGCCCTGATGGGCATCGCAATCGGGCGAATGGGTGCCGCGTCCGACCCACGAAGCTTCAGCGAACCGCCGATGAAGGCGAATTCATAGACCTGATCGCGTGACAAATCCTCGAGGTAGACGAGCTCAATGATCGGTGCGCCTTGCTCGGCGAGAAGATAGGTATGGACCGGCACGTAGTCGGTTTCTAACTCCGAAGGGAACGCCTCGAAGCTCAGGTTGTCCGCACCAACGGCCATGGCACCGCGCTCCTCAACGAGGAATCGTGCCGCAGCCATGCCCAATCCCGGCGGATTCGCCATATAGGCTTGGGCGTCTTCGTAGAGTTTCATCCGCCCCGTGCGGATCAACGCCACGTCGCCTTCACGCAGCTCGGTGTGCTGCGTTGTCAAAGCCTCCACCAGATCATCGCGTGTGATCCGATAGCCGTCGGGCAGCATCTCCAGGCCTTTTGCCGCGGCGACGTCGATCAGCACGCCTCGCGCCACGAGCGGGGGTATCTTTTCGGCACCGGCCACCTGCCAGCCGCGATCACCGAGATGCGCTTGCGCACGGAACCCATTCCAGATACGTCCGTTCAAACCGAAGTGAACGAGCGCGTCGATATGCGTGCCCATGTGCGTGTACATGGAAATCGCCGCACCGGTGTAACTGACATGCTCGTTCATCGTAGCGCCCACGCGTAGGGGGTCGTCGACCACGGTGCCGTGCGGCGTGTGGGTCATCCAAATCCGATAGTGTGGATCGCCCGCAGCCTGCCAACTCGGCATGCCGATAAAGTAGTCGACCGCCAAGTCATAGACTTCACCACCCGATATCCGGGAGAGAATGGCGCCGCGCGACGCCTCGGTGATCAGATTCAGCCGACCGATCTCGTCGTCCGGACCCCAAGGACTTTTACCGACGGTCCGCTCGGCGCCGCTTGCCGGCAGCGCCAATACCGCCAGCGAAGCGCCCGTGACGATCAGTTGCGAAAGTGCGTGTTTCATTGTCGGTCTCCCGGGGTTGGTGCCATGGTCAATAAGCGGTGGTGAATCGGGTTTGGTGATGCTTGGGCGACTCGGCTTCGTCCAGGAGCACCACCGCCAGATCCTCAATGGAAATCTCCGAGTGACCTGCGCTATCAAGCAGAAGTTCGTCGGTACCCAAGCGATAGTTCCCAGTACGCAGGCCGGGAAACAGGCGTGCCGGTGGACTCAAATAGACCCAGTCCACGCGGGTTTCCGCGAGACAAACCTGCAACTGAGCCAAGCTGGCCTCACCGATTGAGCGAGTGGCCGGGGAAAGGAATCTCGGATCATCGAGCACCGTCCGTCCGGTAGTACCCGGCACCGACAGACTCGCAGCGCCACCCACGATCAATAACCGCACACCGGTGCGGGCCAGTCCGTCCATGAGCGTGCCGGTCGTAGCGGCGACTTCGTCACGATTGCTCGTTGCCGACCGCGTGGCGTTGACCACCGCATCTTTGCCGTGGCTGAGCCGGACCACGTCATCGATGTTGGCCGCATCCCCGACATGGGCAATGGCACCGGCGGGCAACTCATCGAAGCGGGCCGGGTCACGAACGACCGCAGTGACTTCGTGCCCACGTGACAGTGCTTCGCTGACAACCCGGCGTCCGACGTTCCCGGCCGCTCCGAATACCGTGATTCGCATGAATCAAACTCCTTACGCTTCTGTTCAGGCTTGGTTTTTCCACTGAAGAACCCAGTCAGCACCGGGTTTTCTGTCGTTCCACACAAGATACTCAGCATTGGCGATTTAATAATCGGGTTCAACGGAATAAGATTGTTCACGAATATTCACTAATGGCGGGAACGATGAACTCACTGACCGACATCGCGGTATTCACCCAAGTGGTCGATAGCGGAAGTTTCACCGCCGCGGCGGAAGCGCTCTCGCTATCGAAATCGGTGGTCAGCAAATACGTCACCCGACTCGAAGACCGCTTAGGCGCGCGGCTTCTGAATCGCACAACGCGACGCCTGAGCCTCACCGAGGTGGGCAGAGCCTTTTATGAGCGGAGTCGCCGAGCGCTACACGAAATTGAGGAGGCGGAAGCCGAGATTTCCCGGCTGCAGGGTGAGCCGAGAGGAACGCTTAGGCTCAATACGCCGATGTCCTTCGGTATCTTGCACGTGGCGCCCGCACTGCCGGATTTCCTTCGTCAATACCCCGAAGTTTCGATTGACATGAACCTCGACGATCGCAAGGTGGACGTGATCGAGGAAGGGTTCGATCTTTCGGTTCGGATCTCCGAACTCCCGGATTCCTCATTGGTGGCGCGACGGCTGGGGCCCTGTCGTCATGCCGTGGTGGCTGCGCCGGCGTATCTTGAGCAGCACGGCACACCGACCTCGCCGGACGAACTGCAGCACCACAACGTCATCACCTATCGCCATCAGGAAGCCGCCCGCAACTGGCATTTCCGGGCACCGGATGGCACCCCGGTTTCCGTGCCGGTGTCGGGTTCGGTGCAGACGAACAACAGCCTCGCATTGCGCGAAGCGCTACTCGGCGGGGTGGGCATCACGCGTACGCCCACCTTCGCCGTGGGCCAAGACATTCAAGCGGGGCGCTTGCGACCACTCCTGGTCAATTACCAGACGCTGGAGCTTTCCATTTTCCTCGTGTACCCACAACGCCGGCATCTCTCACCGAAAGTGCGCGCATTCGTGGACTTTTTCGCCGAACGGATTTCAAACACACCCGACTGGGATCAGCCAAGCGAGTAATCGATGCGATAATCAGACGCGGGGATTGGATATTCATCGCACGCGTCGCACATCGCCACATCAGCGGATGTGGGCGCGGGCGTTGGTTAGCGAAGCAACAGGGTGGGGATGCGTGATGAGCGCAGCAAATCGGAGGTTTTACTGCCAAACAGCGCGCTGCGCAGCGGCGAATGGTTGTAGGCGCCCATCACCAGAATGTCGATCTGGCGGTCGATAATCGACTGGCCAATAATCCGTTCCGCGTCACCCGGTAGGAGCTCCACGGTGGGTGAAAATCCGGCGGACGAGAGCCTTTCTTCCGCCCACTCCAGCTGCCTGGTGGAATCGGTCTTCTTCCTGCCGGACATCAGAATGTGAATGGGCAGGTCGCGGAACAGCGGGCTGGTGGCGATGCGTTCGATGCCGCGCCGGGCGGTCATGCCGCCGTCGAAGGCGACCATGATGTTTCGCGGCGGCTGGAATGGCTCGGTAACCGCCAGGATAGGACGGCGCAACGAGCGAACAACGCGCTCGACGTTACGTCCCAGGTCGCGTTGGGTTGCCTCAGCGGAGCGGCCACGCCGGCCCAGCACGATCAGCCGTACGCTCGGCTCCAAGTCCACCAGCGTTTCCGCCAGCTCGCCGTGACGTTGGCGGACATCCACCCACGGGGCGCCGGCCACGATGGCCCGTTCCCGCAACCGGTTCAGAAAGATGCGACCCTGTTCACGGGCCGCCTTGCTGCGCGCTTCATCCTCATCGGAGAGCTGGCTTAACAGTTTTTGCCGGGCATTGAAGCCGATGGCGCCGCTGTGGTCATCGCTGTCACTCAGCTCCGG
The sequence above is a segment of the Pseudomonadota bacterium genome. Coding sequences within it:
- a CDS encoding cyclase family protein codes for the protein MKHALSQLIVTGASLAVLALPASGAERTVGKSPWGPDDEIGRLNLITEASRGAILSRISGGEVYDLAVDYFIGMPSWQAAGDPHYRIWMTHTPHGTVVDDPLRVGATMNEHVSYTGAAISMYTHMGTHIDALVHFGLNGRIWNGFRAQAHLGDRGWQVAGAEKIPPLVARGVLIDVAAAKGLEMLPDGYRITRDDLVEALTTQHTELREGDVALIRTGRMKLYEDAQAYMANPPGLGMAAARFLVEERGAMAVGADNLSFEAFPSELETDYVPVHTYLLAEQGAPIIELVYLEDLSRDQVYEFAFIGGSLKLRGSDAAPIRPIAMPIRASTAGGER
- a CDS encoding NAD(P)H-binding protein is translated as MRITVFGAAGNVGRRVVSEALSRGHEVTAVVRDPARFDELPAGAIAHVGDAANIDDVVRLSHGKDAVVNATRSATSNRDEVAATTGTLMDGLARTGVRLLIVGGAASLSVPGTTGRTVLDDPRFLSPATRSIGEASLAQLQVCLAETRVDWVYLSPPARLFPGLRTGNYRLGTDELLLDSAGHSEISIEDLAVVLLDEAESPKHHQTRFTTAY
- a CDS encoding LysR family transcriptional regulator, which translates into the protein MNSLTDIAVFTQVVDSGSFTAAAEALSLSKSVVSKYVTRLEDRLGARLLNRTTRRLSLTEVGRAFYERSRRALHEIEEAEAEISRLQGEPRGTLRLNTPMSFGILHVAPALPDFLRQYPEVSIDMNLDDRKVDVIEEGFDLSVRISELPDSSLVARRLGPCRHAVVAAPAYLEQHGTPTSPDELQHHNVITYRHQEAARNWHFRAPDGTPVSVPVSGSVQTNNSLALREALLGGVGITRTPTFAVGQDIQAGRLRPLLVNYQTLELSIFLVYPQRRHLSPKVRAFVDFFAERISNTPDWDQPSE
- a CDS encoding universal stress protein, which produces MNSENRVLACVDQSKFADHVADYAAWAAQRMNAPMELLHVINRHPELSDSDDHSGAIGFNARQKLLSQLSDEDEARSKAAREQGRIFLNRLRERAIVAGAPWVDVRQRHGELAETLVDLEPSVRLIVLGRRGRSAEATQRDLGRNVERVVRSLRRPILAVTEPFQPPRNIMVAFDGGMTARRGIERIATSPLFRDLPIHILMSGRKKTDSTRQLEWAEERLSSAGFSPTVELLPGDAERIIGQSIIDRQIDILVMGAYNHSPLRSALFGSKTSDLLRSSRIPTLLLR